TCCACAGCACCGCCGGTACGATCACCGCCGTCAGTACGCAGCGCAGCAGCGCACGGGGCAACCCCACGGCGGGGGTGCCGTCCACCCGGGCCACCCAGACCCGCGTCACGGCCATTCCGGGAGTGAAACCGAAGAACGCGACGGGCAGCACCGTGATCAGCGCCCATGACAGCAGGCTCCAGTTGCCCGGCAGCTCCGGTGCGGTGAACAGCCCGGCCACCAGCGCCGCGAGCAAGATGTCGATCAGAAATCCCAGCGCGCGTCGCCCAGTGGGCGCTACGGCCCCGGATCCCTGTTCGGGCAGCCCGAGACGTTCACCGCGCCAGCGTTGCTCCGGTTCTCCCGACTCCCGCACGGAGGCGGGGCCGGAGAGCCAGGAACCGAGTATTCTACCCACGTGACCAGCATACGGGGCGTGTGGAAGTGGCTGACGAGGCCGGTCGCGCCTGGTTCGACACCGGACGCGAAACGAACTGTCCCGTTAACGTCGGCGAAACACGCGAGTGACGACCGGGCAACACCCCGCCCCTAACGTCGTTCCCGAGCCGGCGGCGCCGAACTGCCCCGGTGAGCGGTACCAACGCGTGAAGGAGCCATCGAGGGTGTTCAAGAATCCAGACGAGGTCCTACGCTTCATCTCCGACGAGGGCGTGAAGTTCGTCGATGTTCGGTTCTGCGACCTGCCGGGCGTCATGCAGCACTTCACCGTCCCCGCTTCGGCGTTCGACCACGACACCTTCACCGAAGGGCTGGCCTTCGATGGTTCTTCGGTGCGTGGTTTCCAGTCGATCCACGAGTCGGACATGCTGCTGCTGCCCGACCCGTACACGGCCCGTATCGACCCGTTCCGGATCGAGAAGACGCTGATCCTCAACTTCTTCGTGCACGACCCGTTCACGTTGGAGCCCTACAGCCGTGACCCGCGCAACATCGCCCGCAAGGCGGAGCAGTACCTGAACGAGTCCGGCATCGCCGACACGGCCTTCTTCGCCTCCGAGGCCGAGTTCTACATCTTCGACTCGGTGCGCTACTCCGAGGACGCGAACTCCTCGTTCCACGAGGTCGACTCGATCGAGGGCTGGTGGAACACCGGTCGCGCCGAGGACGGCGGGAACCTGGGCTACAAGACCCGCTACAAGGGCGGCTACTTCCCGGTCTCGCCGTACGACCACTATGCCGACCTGCGCGACGAGATGAGCACCGAGCTCGCCAAGGCCGGGTTCGAGGTGGAGCGAGCCCACCACGAGGTCGGTACCGGTGGCCAGGCCGAGATCAACTACAAGTTCAACACGATGCTGCACGCCGCCGACGACCTGCAGCTGTTCAAGTACATCATCAAGAACACCGCGTGGCGCCACGGCAAGACCGTGACCTTCATGCCGAAGCCGCTGTTCGGTGACAACGGCTCCGGTATGCACTGCCACATGTCGCTGTGGCAGGGGGGCTCGCCGCTGTTCCACGACGAGTCCGGCTACGCGGGGCTGTCGGACACGGCGCGGTACTACATCGGCGGCATCCTCCACCACGCCCCGAGCCTGCTGGCGCTGACCAACCCGACGGTGAACTCCTACCACCGCCTGGTGCCCGGCTTCGAGGCACCGGTGAACCTGGTCTACTCGCAGCGGAACCGTTCGGCGTGCATGCGCATCCCGATCACCGGAACCAACCCGAAGGCCAAGCGGGTCGAGTTCCGCTGCCCCGACCCGTCCGGCAACCCCTACCTCGGCTTCGCCTCGATGCTGATGGCGGGGCTGGACGGCATCCGCAACAAGATCGAGCCCGCCGACCCGATCGACAAGGACCTCTACGAGCTGCCGCCGGAAGAGGCCAAGAACGTGCCGCAGGTACCCTCCAGCCTCAGCGAGGCGGTCGACAACCTCGAGTCCGACCATGAATACCTGCTGGAGGGCGGCGTGTTCACCGAGGACCTGCTGGAGAACTTCATCTCGCTCAAGCGCGAGAACGAGATCGACCCGATCCGACTGCGTCCGCACCCGCACGAGTTCGCGATGTACTTCGACGTGTGATCGACGGTTCGAGCACGTGGTGCGACGGGGCCCCGCCGACGGCGGGGCCCCGTTTCGTTCGAGCTCCGGCCACCGGAACCTCACCGGGGATCGTCAGCCCCGAAGGCGGCCGGGTACCGGAGGACGCCGGTGGGTACCGGACGCGCGGCATCCAAGCGCAGTGCCATCATCGCCTCGTCCGGCAGCTCGAACGGGGCCCGGCCCCGAACCGCGAGGCGGGCAGAAAACCGACCCTCGGATAGTACTCGGCGCGACCGAGGCACACCACGAGGTTCTCGCCCCTCGAACGGCCCTCCGCCAGCACAACGCGGATGACCGTCGCCTATACGCCGCGCTGGTGCTCGGGCAGCACCGCACACGGCGCGAGGGCCAGTGCGGCCTCGTCGTCGACGTG
The nucleotide sequence above comes from Actinopolyspora erythraea. Encoded proteins:
- a CDS encoding RDD family protein → MGRILGSWLSGPASVRESGEPEQRWRGERLGLPEQGSGAVAPTGRRALGFLIDILLAALVAGLFTAPELPGNWSLLSWALITVLPVAFFGFTPGMAVTRVWVARVDGTPAVGLPRALLRCVLTAVIVPAVLWNMDGRSWHDRLSGTVVLRR
- the glnA gene encoding type I glutamate--ammonia ligase, with product MFKNPDEVLRFISDEGVKFVDVRFCDLPGVMQHFTVPASAFDHDTFTEGLAFDGSSVRGFQSIHESDMLLLPDPYTARIDPFRIEKTLILNFFVHDPFTLEPYSRDPRNIARKAEQYLNESGIADTAFFASEAEFYIFDSVRYSEDANSSFHEVDSIEGWWNTGRAEDGGNLGYKTRYKGGYFPVSPYDHYADLRDEMSTELAKAGFEVERAHHEVGTGGQAEINYKFNTMLHAADDLQLFKYIIKNTAWRHGKTVTFMPKPLFGDNGSGMHCHMSLWQGGSPLFHDESGYAGLSDTARYYIGGILHHAPSLLALTNPTVNSYHRLVPGFEAPVNLVYSQRNRSACMRIPITGTNPKAKRVEFRCPDPSGNPYLGFASMLMAGLDGIRNKIEPADPIDKDLYELPPEEAKNVPQVPSSLSEAVDNLESDHEYLLEGGVFTEDLLENFISLKRENEIDPIRLRPHPHEFAMYFDV